Genomic window (Granulicella arctica):
TCTGCGCTGCTTGCGGGACTGCCAGAGACCTTCCTCCAACATCCACGAGCGCAGCGTCTCGCGGCCAACCTGGATGTCATGCTTCGCGAGCAGAACTTCAGTCGCCAGTGTCGGTCCGAAGTCAGCGTACTTCGACTTGACGAGATCGAGCACGTACTCACGAACGCCAGCGCTCATGCTGTGGTTCGAGGACTGACCTCGACCCTTGTGGATCAGCCCGCCGCCGCCGTCCTCACGAAACCGGATCAACAGCCGGTTGACTTGGCGAGCGGTGATCGCCAGCACGACTGCGGCTGAAGCTATGGTCCGCCGGCCAGAAAGCACTTCAGTCAGAACCTCGATGCGCCGTACGTCCCGTTCGCTCATCAGCACCCATCCCATAAACATCCGTCTCCCAGGCCAGACCTAGGAGAGTACTTGGGACATTTCTATCGGGCGAGAGTAGGACATTTCTATCCGGCGCTAATAGACCGACTATACATAACGGTTATTATCAGACATAGAAGAACCAGTCAAAGTGATATCAGATAGAGACGTTACCTGATATCGCGGTTGATTTTTTTATGTACTTTCAAGATGTCACGCATTCGGGGGTAGCCCGCCTGTGGGCTGCGACCTACCGCTCCGATAAGGAGACTTGTATCTCTGTGACCATGCGGAAATGTCGTATCCTTACCTTTCGCGATGAAATCGTCGGGTATTGACGCGACCGCTGAGGCTGCGAGGAATAGCGGCTCCGCATAAAAATATCCATGTGAGTGTCGCGAGCCGCTTCCCCTGAGGCGCTGATGTCACAGGCTCGGGAGATTAGACCCATGGTCGTCGCCAGTCACTGCAGGTTCTTGCGCTTCAGCCGCTCAGCGGGTAGGTGCCGCGATCTTCAACCCGCCTTTCGTCCACAGGTTATTCTGCCCTCTAGCAAGTCTCATGATTGAGCCAGAGCCTAAATCTCTCTCGAAGAGTTCGCCGTAGTTGCCAACCGCCTCGATCATGTGCGCTGACCAGTAATCGTCAAGCGCGAGGTACTGCGCGTAGCCCCGCTGTGTGCCGAGCAGCCTTTGTATCACCGGATCATCGGACCTCAGCATCGTTGGCAAATTGGACTGAGTGACGCCGCTCTCCTCTGCTTGTATCGGGGTTTCTACGACCCAGTCTACGATTGTTCCCCACTGTGAGTCGTCCAAACGGTATGCAGGAGCGAGGGGGTCCTTGGCAATCACGTCTGGGAGAATCTCAAAGCGACTTGCCATGCTGCGGAAGGCTATGCGCTCATAGGCGAGTTGTGACACATCTGCTGCGACAGCCGCACAGTTCCGGTAATGAAGGCGGCCTCCATCTCGCCCTCTTCCTGAAAGGGAAAGGGCAGCCACCTGATACTTTGGCGCTGCATGTAGCCTTGAACCTGCATCTCGGTCTCGGTGCCCCCAAGAAAGCAGACCTTCTTGCCAGCAAGATCTTTACTCGAGTGAATCCCTGCGGCTTTGTTCACAAGGAAACCTTGATAGTCATAGAAGATTGGTTGCGTAAATCCAAGCGCTCCGGCAGCCTTGTTCATGAAGTTGGGAGAGGCAGTGGCGAGGACTGCTACTGCGCCGGACCTTAGTCCTTTAAGGCGTCCTGCTCGTCGCGATAAGGGACTACAGTGAACTTCGCTCCGGGGCCGAGAACAGTTACAGCGATAGCTTTGCAAAGGTCAAGATCAAGCGCGGA
Coding sequences:
- a CDS encoding type 2 periplasmic-binding domain-containing protein, which gives rise to MASRFEILPDVIAKDPLAPAYRLDDSQWGTIVDWVVETPIQAEESGVTQSNLPTMLRSDDPVIQRLLGTQRGYAQYLALDDYWSAHMIEAVGNYGELFERDLGSGSIMRLARGQNNLWTKGGLKIAAPTR
- a CDS encoding ABC transporter substrate-binding protein, whose product is MNKAAGALGFTQPIFYDYQGFLVNKAAGIHSSKDLAGKKVCFLGGTETEMQVQGYMQRQSIRWLPFPFQEEGEMEAAFITGTVRLSQQMCHNSPMSA